The Deinococcus koreensis genome window below encodes:
- a CDS encoding helical backbone metal receptor: MSPPRIASLVASNSDILAALGVSGWVVAADHHSDAPGLEGARRVGLDLDIDVAAVAATRPDLVLASLSVPGQERVVQGVRDAGLPVLVLDPVSLQDTLQDIRTIGGAIGLAGRARELAATLEARLRALRGEYSRPPRVLVEWWPRPIIAATRDSWVGGLLEVLGAENALAGRPGRSTPLSLDEVRAARPDLIVCSWCGAKRLRPELIEARGLGVPVVAVHESGLGRPGPRLLEGAGQLRAALQGLKLD, from the coding sequence ATGAGCCCTCCCCGGATCGCCTCGCTGGTGGCCAGCAATTCCGACATCCTAGCCGCACTGGGAGTGAGCGGCTGGGTGGTGGCCGCCGATCACCACAGCGACGCGCCGGGCCTGGAGGGCGCGCGCCGCGTGGGGCTGGATCTGGACATCGACGTGGCGGCCGTGGCCGCGACCCGCCCGGATCTGGTGCTCGCCAGCCTGAGCGTGCCCGGCCAGGAGCGCGTCGTCCAGGGCGTGCGGGACGCCGGCCTGCCGGTGCTGGTGCTCGATCCGGTGAGCCTGCAGGACACGCTGCAGGACATCCGCACCATCGGCGGGGCCATCGGGCTGGCCGGGCGGGCGCGGGAGCTGGCAGCGACGCTGGAGGCCAGGCTGCGCGCGCTGCGCGGCGAGTATTCCCGGCCGCCCCGGGTGCTGGTCGAGTGGTGGCCCCGCCCGATCATCGCGGCCACCCGTGACTCCTGGGTGGGTGGCCTGCTGGAGGTGCTGGGCGCCGAGAACGCGCTGGCGGGGCGGCCCGGCCGCAGCACCCCCCTGAGCCTGGACGAGGTTCGGGCCGCCCGGCCGGATCTGATCGTGTGTTCGTGGTGCGGCGCGAAGCGGCTGCGCCCGGAACTCATCGAGGCGCGCGGCCTGGGGGTGCCCGTGGTGGCCGTCCACGAAAGCGGTCTGGGTCGCCCCGGCCCCCGCCTGCTGGAGGGCGCCGGGCAGCTGAGGGCAGCATTGCAGGGCCTGAAACTGGACTGA
- a CDS encoding c-type cytochrome produces MKNTFAVSMTLLLALTLGGSIAGYRLATTPHEEKAPTAEQGAISESAPSPNSAATGSAGPSTAQGDVVAQNEGGTQGGENGAVAGASGAMGGTGNAENSTTEPGGGKATGGETGQQPVETAAAAEPAGDAQAGQTLFAGNCAGCHGAQAGGGVGPALTTADGPKAWTNAQFLTTLRQGKTPERELNAVMPRFSPAQLSDSDVTNIHAYIKSLN; encoded by the coding sequence ATGAAGAACACCTTCGCCGTCAGCATGACGCTGCTTCTGGCCCTGACCCTGGGCGGCTCCATCGCCGGGTACCGGCTGGCCACGACTCCGCACGAGGAAAAGGCCCCGACCGCGGAGCAGGGCGCGATCAGCGAGTCGGCGCCCAGCCCCAACAGCGCCGCCACCGGCTCGGCCGGCCCCTCGACCGCCCAGGGGGACGTCGTGGCTCAGAACGAGGGCGGCACGCAGGGCGGCGAGAACGGCGCGGTCGCCGGGGCCAGCGGCGCCATGGGCGGAACCGGCAACGCGGAGAACTCCACCACCGAGCCGGGGGGCGGCAAGGCCACGGGCGGCGAGACGGGTCAGCAGCCGGTCGAGACGGCCGCCGCCGCCGAGCCGGCCGGCGACGCCCAGGCCGGACAGACGCTGTTCGCGGGCAACTGCGCGGGCTGCCACGGCGCCCAGGCGGGCGGCGGCGTGGGCCCGGCGCTGACCACGGCCGACGGCCCGAAGGCCTGGACGAACGCCCAGTTCCTGACCACCCTGCGCCAGGGCAAGACGCCCGAGCGCGAGCTGAACGCCGTGATGCCGCGCTTCTCGCCGGCCCAGCTCAGCGATTCGGATGTCACGAACATCCACGCCTACATCAAGTCCCTGAACTGA
- a CDS encoding S49 family peptidase → MPLFNLPFLNTDGKLPDGLTRPTWVVLDVTGPYPERQPGNPVQALLNRTETLEALSARIEKLRGADWLHGVLVRISEFTAAPATAHAIRGLLAHLAQEKRVVAFLPQLTMTSLIAASGAKEIAAPESADVMLGGFGVEATFMGKFLNKHGIEFENLRIREYKAALTRFSQEHMDDANREQLQAYLSALEAAWVADLAQARGVDASTAAGWLSGELTSAQGAHDAGLITRVAYEDELVGPGTRPIQAIVDWLMPVRPSNPRAGRVAVVPVVGTIVTGKSKNNPLPLPLLGGPMAGSDTVVAALKRAQQDKSTKAIVLYVNSGGGSALASDLMWREVANSEKPVVVVMGEYAASGGYYVATHAKRIVASPYTLTGSIGVVSGKPVMTGFNERQGLNPERVGRDSALMYSASRRYSDHERAHVEKGIAEVYDRFTSRVAEGRKLSKERVDELGRGRIWSGADALERGLVDELGDLRTGLERARELAGLPHDAPAWNVTPKNSGPLPEFVQEAARAAQVGVWPFGRERVLTWFDQDVKVR, encoded by the coding sequence ATGCCACTCTTCAACCTTCCCTTTCTGAACACCGATGGCAAGCTTCCGGACGGCCTGACCCGCCCGACCTGGGTGGTGCTGGACGTGACCGGCCCCTACCCCGAGCGCCAGCCCGGCAACCCTGTCCAGGCTCTGCTGAACCGCACCGAGACGCTGGAGGCCCTGAGCGCCCGGATCGAGAAGCTGCGCGGCGCCGACTGGCTGCACGGCGTTCTGGTGCGGATCAGTGAGTTCACGGCGGCGCCGGCCACCGCCCACGCCATCCGGGGGCTGCTGGCCCATCTGGCGCAGGAGAAGCGCGTGGTCGCCTTCCTGCCGCAGCTGACCATGACCAGCCTGATCGCCGCGAGCGGAGCCAAGGAGATCGCCGCGCCGGAATCGGCCGACGTGATGCTGGGCGGCTTCGGGGTCGAGGCCACGTTCATGGGCAAGTTCCTGAACAAGCACGGCATCGAGTTCGAGAACCTGCGGATCCGCGAGTACAAGGCCGCCCTGACCCGCTTCTCGCAGGAGCACATGGACGACGCCAACCGTGAGCAGCTGCAGGCCTACCTGAGCGCTCTGGAAGCGGCCTGGGTGGCCGATCTGGCCCAGGCGCGCGGCGTGGACGCCAGCACCGCCGCCGGCTGGCTCTCGGGCGAGCTAACCAGTGCCCAGGGGGCGCACGACGCCGGCCTGATCACCCGGGTCGCCTACGAGGACGAACTGGTGGGGCCGGGCACCCGGCCGATCCAGGCGATCGTGGACTGGCTGATGCCGGTGAGGCCCAGCAACCCCAGGGCGGGGCGCGTGGCGGTGGTGCCCGTGGTCGGGACCATCGTGACCGGGAAGAGCAAGAACAACCCCTTGCCCCTGCCCCTGCTGGGCGGCCCGATGGCCGGCTCGGACACCGTGGTCGCGGCCCTGAAGCGCGCCCAGCAGGATAAATCCACGAAGGCCATCGTGCTCTACGTGAACAGCGGGGGCGGCAGCGCGCTGGCCTCGGATCTGATGTGGCGCGAGGTGGCGAACAGCGAGAAGCCGGTGGTGGTCGTGATGGGTGAATACGCGGCCTCGGGCGGCTACTACGTGGCGACCCATGCCAAACGCATCGTCGCCAGCCCCTACACCCTCACCGGCTCGATCGGCGTGGTGAGCGGCAAGCCGGTCATGACGGGCTTCAACGAGCGCCAGGGCCTGAACCCCGAGCGGGTGGGCCGCGACTCCGCCCTGATGTACTCGGCCAGCCGCCGGTATTCCGATCATGAGAGGGCACACGTCGAGAAGGGCATCGCGGAGGTCTACGACCGCTTCACCAGCCGGGTCGCCGAGGGCCGGAAGCTCAGCAAGGAGCGCGTGGACGAACTGGGCCGCGGCCGAATCTGGAGCGGCGCCGACGCCCTGGAGCGCGGTCTGGTAGACGAGTTGGGCGACCTCCGCACTGGCCTTGAGCGCGCCCGCGAACTGGCCGGGCTCCCCCACGACGCCCCCGCCTGGAATGTCACCCCGAAGAACAGTGGCCCGCTGCCGGAGTTCGTGCAGGAGGCCGCCCGCGCCGCCCAGGTGGGCGTGTGGCCCTTCGGCCGCGAGCGCGTGCTGACGTGGTTCGATCAGGACGTGAAGGTGCGGTAG
- a CDS encoding M3 family oligoendopeptidase has translation MTTTDLPRWRTDDLYAGLDDPALEPGLAALGSDIAALEQQFDALAIRKDGAPVSADLLATVLDALNAVAERVGVLRAYLLAFVATDSRDARAQGLMSTLTTLTLPLGPLRSRLTAWIGGLDDQTLDSLMSDSETGRTYAELLRRSARLARHQMSPPEEDLAARLRPSGAGGWAKLHGNVSSVLKGEFRGEALPVTALRALASDPDEAVRRGAFEAEIAAWQSAEVVMAASLNGVKGEEGTLAARRGFADPVGPSLLTHGIDHETLDAMQGAVVRSLPDFRRYFQAKARALGKAKLDWWDLLAPVGQSVTHWSYGAGTRFVEEGFRTYSAELGDFAARAFRDDWIDAGPREGKRSGAFCMRWQGGRSRVLMNHDPSLDSVSTLAHELGHAYHNHQLAGVPPLLRETPMTLAETASIFCETIIQNAALEKASGQERLYVLETQLLGHAQVVLDIHSRFLFERAVYEKRAERDLNPQEFAGLMTWAQRETYGDALETLHPYMWAVKGHYYGLPFYNYPYTFGLLFGLGLYAQYLQAREAGTVADFQRRYDDLLASTGKEDARRLAARFGIDLHSPDFWEGSLDVIRGQIAAYEGESQRV, from the coding sequence ATGACCACCACCGACCTCCCCCGCTGGCGCACGGACGACCTGTACGCCGGTCTGGACGATCCGGCCCTGGAGCCCGGACTGGCCGCCCTTGGCAGCGATATCGCCGCGCTGGAACAGCAGTTCGACGCCCTGGCGATCCGCAAGGACGGCGCCCCGGTCTCGGCCGATCTGCTCGCCACGGTGCTGGACGCGCTGAACGCGGTGGCCGAGCGGGTGGGGGTGCTGCGCGCCTATCTGCTGGCCTTCGTCGCCACCGACAGCCGCGACGCCCGCGCCCAGGGCCTGATGTCCACCCTGACCACCCTGACCCTGCCGCTGGGGCCGCTGCGCTCACGCCTGACCGCCTGGATCGGCGGGCTGGACGATCAGACGCTGGACAGCCTGATGTCAGATTCGGAGACGGGGCGCACCTATGCCGAGCTGCTGCGCCGCTCCGCGCGGCTGGCCCGCCACCAGATGAGCCCGCCCGAGGAAGACCTGGCCGCCCGCCTGCGCCCCAGTGGCGCCGGGGGCTGGGCCAAGCTGCACGGCAACGTGTCCAGCGTCCTGAAGGGCGAGTTCCGGGGCGAGGCCCTGCCCGTGACCGCCCTGCGTGCCCTGGCCAGCGACCCCGACGAGGCGGTACGCAGGGGCGCCTTCGAGGCCGAGATCGCCGCCTGGCAGAGCGCCGAGGTGGTCATGGCCGCCAGCCTGAACGGCGTGAAGGGCGAGGAGGGCACGCTGGCGGCCCGCCGAGGCTTCGCCGACCCGGTGGGGCCGAGCCTGCTCACGCACGGGATCGACCACGAGACCCTGGACGCCATGCAGGGCGCCGTGGTGCGCTCCCTGCCGGACTTCCGCCGCTACTTTCAGGCCAAGGCCCGGGCGCTGGGCAAGGCGAAGCTGGACTGGTGGGATCTGCTGGCCCCGGTCGGCCAGAGTGTGACCCACTGGAGCTACGGCGCGGGCACCCGCTTCGTCGAGGAGGGTTTCCGCACCTATAGCGCCGAGCTGGGCGACTTCGCCGCGCGCGCTTTCCGGGACGACTGGATCGACGCCGGCCCCCGCGAGGGCAAGCGCAGCGGGGCGTTCTGTATGCGCTGGCAGGGCGGCCGCAGCCGCGTCCTGATGAACCACGATCCCAGCCTGGACTCGGTGAGTACGCTGGCCCACGAACTCGGGCACGCCTACCACAACCATCAGCTGGCCGGCGTACCCCCGCTGCTGCGCGAAACGCCCATGACCCTGGCCGAGACGGCCAGCATCTTCTGCGAGACCATCATCCAGAATGCCGCCCTAGAGAAGGCCAGCGGCCAGGAGCGCCTCTACGTGCTGGAAACCCAGCTGCTGGGCCACGCCCAGGTCGTGCTGGACATCCACAGCCGCTTCCTGTTCGAGCGGGCCGTGTACGAGAAGCGCGCCGAGCGCGACCTGAACCCGCAGGAGTTCGCCGGGCTGATGACCTGGGCGCAGCGCGAGACCTACGGCGACGCGCTGGAGACCCTGCACCCGTACATGTGGGCGGTGAAGGGGCACTACTACGGCCTGCCGTTCTACAACTACCCGTACACCTTCGGCCTGCTGTTCGGGCTGGGCCTGTACGCCCAGTACCTGCAGGCCAGGGAGGCCGGCACGGTGGCCGACTTCCAGCGCCGCTACGACGACCTCCTGGCCTCCACCGGGAAAGAGGACGCCCGGCGGCTCGCCGCCCGCTTCGGGATCGACCTGCACTCGCCGGACTTCTGGGAAGGCAGCCTGGACGTGATCCGTGGGCAGATCGCGGCGTACGAGGGTGAAAGTCAGAGGGTCTAA
- a CDS encoding ABC transporter substrate-binding protein, translating into MSMKPVRIKPVLTALTLALLGSASAATTTLNIFMGSQQRPEIFQPIFERFQAQNPNIRIRIETGGATSEAQNQYLTTVLAAKDSTLDIFLIDVVRTATFAAAGWAEPLDGYLPSKDTYLKAFLPGPVAAASVGGKLYAMPAFTDSQFLYYRKDLLEKYKAKVPRTWDELTATATKIQQAEGGTLQGFNFQGAPIEGTVCNFLEMLWTGGGTVNDVTSPAAKQGLGFLVNSVKTKLSPAASAEIKTDDSRQQFQSGNVLFGLNWSYAWAHFQGNSPQPTKVKGEVGVAALPSFGKNPTATCTGGWQWGLNAYGKNKAAAVKLLQYMASSPVQKEMAVRGAYLPVRKSLYNDAGVLAANPHFKALFPIVTKARPRPVTPSYPRVSEIIRNNVSAAVAGSKTVDAALADMQRDLAPLLK; encoded by the coding sequence ATGTCGATGAAACCCGTGCGAATCAAGCCCGTCCTGACTGCCCTGACCCTGGCCCTCCTGGGCAGCGCCTCCGCCGCGACCACCACGCTGAACATCTTCATGGGCAGCCAGCAGCGCCCGGAGATCTTCCAGCCCATCTTCGAGCGCTTCCAGGCGCAGAACCCCAACATCCGGATCAGGATCGAGACCGGCGGGGCCACCAGCGAGGCCCAGAACCAGTACCTGACGACCGTGCTGGCCGCGAAGGACTCCACCCTGGACATCTTCCTGATCGACGTGGTGCGGACGGCCACCTTCGCCGCCGCCGGCTGGGCCGAACCGCTCGACGGCTACCTGCCCAGCAAGGACACCTACCTGAAGGCGTTCCTGCCGGGGCCGGTGGCTGCGGCCAGCGTGGGCGGCAAGCTGTACGCCATGCCGGCCTTCACCGACTCGCAGTTCCTGTATTACCGCAAGGATCTGCTGGAGAAATACAAGGCGAAGGTGCCCAGAACCTGGGATGAACTGACCGCCACGGCGACGAAAATCCAGCAGGCCGAGGGCGGCACCCTGCAGGGCTTCAACTTCCAGGGCGCGCCCATCGAGGGCACCGTCTGCAACTTCCTGGAAATGCTCTGGACGGGCGGCGGCACCGTGAACGACGTGACCAGCCCGGCGGCGAAGCAGGGCCTGGGCTTCCTGGTGAACTCGGTGAAGACCAAGCTGTCGCCCGCGGCCTCCGCCGAGATCAAGACCGACGACTCGCGCCAGCAGTTCCAGAGCGGCAACGTCCTGTTCGGCCTGAACTGGAGCTACGCCTGGGCCCACTTCCAGGGCAACTCGCCGCAGCCGACCAAGGTCAAGGGCGAGGTCGGGGTGGCGGCCCTGCCGTCGTTCGGCAAGAACCCGACGGCCACCTGCACCGGCGGCTGGCAGTGGGGCCTGAACGCCTATGGCAAGAACAAGGCGGCGGCCGTGAAGCTGCTGCAGTACATGGCGAGCAGCCCGGTACAGAAGGAAATGGCGGTGAGGGGCGCCTACCTGCCGGTGCGCAAGAGCCTGTACAACGATGCCGGGGTGCTGGCCGCCAACCCCCACTTCAAGGCCCTCTTCCCCATCGTCACCAAGGCCCGCCCGCGCCCCGTGACCCCCAGCTACCCGCGCGTCAGCGAGATCATCCGCAACAACGTCTCGGCGGCGGTGGCCGGCTCGAAGACCGTGGACGCGGCCCTGGCCGACATGCAGCGTGACCTGGCGCCCCTGCTGAAGTGA
- a CDS encoding carbohydrate ABC transporter permease produces the protein MINRSTRPQRRETSEARLAFWLMLPAAALLCGVLLFPMLTTLRDSLFLNKLTEPWLRGFVGFQQYAQMAGDPRFLQALRNTLFFGVLTVGGSFLVGIPMALAAHTPSRIRGLARVALLLPWAMPPVISGLIFAWLFNGQYGVFNDLLVRAGLIQEPLRWLSTPGLAVVAMVITIVWKTSSFVALIVLGGLQGIPRELTEAAEVDGATRVQGFFRVLLPLLAPSLAVAFIFRAISAVQVFDIPYTFIQQAPAQGLLETLGVYIYRTSIEFLDFGYGAALSVALFALSLAVTAVYVRFVRDEGTT, from the coding sequence ATGATCAACCGCTCGACCCGTCCGCAGCGGCGGGAAACCTCTGAAGCCCGGCTGGCCTTCTGGCTGATGCTCCCGGCTGCCGCGCTGCTCTGCGGCGTGCTGCTGTTCCCGATGCTGACCACCCTGCGCGACTCGCTGTTCCTCAACAAGCTGACCGAGCCGTGGCTGAGGGGGTTCGTGGGGTTCCAGCAATACGCGCAGATGGCAGGCGACCCGCGCTTTCTCCAGGCGCTCCGCAACACCCTGTTCTTCGGGGTGCTCACGGTGGGCGGCTCCTTTCTGGTCGGCATCCCGATGGCCCTGGCCGCGCACACGCCCAGCCGCATCCGGGGGCTGGCGCGGGTGGCGCTGCTGCTGCCCTGGGCCATGCCGCCGGTCATCTCGGGCCTGATCTTCGCCTGGCTGTTCAACGGCCAGTACGGCGTCTTCAACGACCTGCTGGTGCGCGCCGGTCTGATCCAGGAACCCCTGCGCTGGCTGAGCACGCCGGGGCTGGCGGTCGTGGCGATGGTGATCACCATCGTCTGGAAGACCAGTTCCTTCGTGGCGCTGATCGTGCTGGGCGGCCTGCAGGGCATTCCACGTGAACTGACCGAGGCGGCCGAGGTGGACGGCGCCACCCGCGTGCAGGGCTTCTTCCGGGTGCTGCTGCCGCTGCTGGCGCCCTCGCTGGCCGTGGCCTTCATCTTCCGCGCGATCAGTGCCGTGCAGGTCTTCGACATCCCCTACACCTTCATCCAGCAGGCGCCGGCCCAGGGCCTGCTGGAAACTTTGGGGGTCTACATCTACCGCACCTCCATCGAGTTTCTGGACTTCGGCTACGGCGCGGCGCTGAGCGTGGCGCTGTTCGCCCTCAGCCTCGCGGTCACGGCCGTGTACGTGCGCTTCGTGCGCGACGAGGGCACGACATGA
- a CDS encoding carbohydrate ABC transporter permease, which yields MSEADQPKPRLNPAERVGRALALTALVVGGFFPFVWMVLTSLKNEGELQKFPVQYLPSGLNLGNYARVFSEQPFAQFFTNSLVVSLLATALCIVVAVPAAYALARLHVRGRGVLLTTVVAFSMFPVVSLLVPLFRLFRGANLLNTYPALILPYAALSLPVAILTLVAFFSAIPRDLEAAAMVDGTDRVGAMLRVVLPLSAPGMVTAALLVFVNSWNEFLLALSFNTKLTMRTVSVGVTLYQGEFAFPWPLIAAAVVIATVPIVLLIAIFQKRFVAGLTAGGVKA from the coding sequence ATGAGTGAAGCCGATCAACCTAAACCCCGTCTCAACCCGGCCGAGCGGGTGGGGCGCGCCCTGGCGCTGACCGCGCTGGTGGTCGGCGGCTTCTTTCCCTTCGTCTGGATGGTGCTGACCAGCCTGAAGAACGAGGGGGAGCTGCAGAAGTTTCCCGTACAGTACCTGCCTTCAGGGTTGAACCTGGGCAACTACGCGCGGGTGTTCTCCGAGCAGCCCTTCGCCCAGTTCTTCACCAACTCGCTGGTCGTGAGCCTGCTCGCCACGGCGCTGTGCATCGTCGTGGCGGTTCCCGCCGCCTACGCCCTGGCGCGGCTGCACGTGCGCGGGCGGGGCGTGCTGCTCACCACCGTGGTCGCCTTCTCCATGTTCCCGGTCGTGAGCCTGCTCGTGCCGCTGTTCCGGCTGTTCCGGGGCGCGAACCTGCTCAATACCTACCCCGCGCTGATCCTCCCCTACGCCGCCCTGAGCCTGCCCGTGGCGATCCTGACCCTGGTGGCCTTCTTCAGCGCCATTCCCCGTGATCTGGAGGCCGCCGCGATGGTGGACGGCACCGACCGGGTAGGCGCCATGCTGCGCGTGGTGCTGCCCCTCTCCGCGCCGGGGATGGTCACGGCCGCGCTGCTGGTCTTCGTCAATTCCTGGAACGAGTTCCTGCTGGCCCTGAGCTTCAACACCAAGCTGACCATGCGAACCGTCTCGGTGGGGGTCACGCTCTATCAGGGCGAATTCGCCTTCCCCTGGCCCCTGATCGCCGCCGCCGTGGTGATCGCCACCGTGCCCATCGTCCTGCTCATCGCCATCTTCCAGAAGCGCTTCGTGGCCGGGCTGACGGCGGGGGGGGTGAAGGCGTGA
- a CDS encoding LLM class flavin-dependent oxidoreductase, with product MTQSSQSEFLWFLQLSRDGEFIGTATKPPRRPTLPYLQSLISTAGEAGFEALLTATNYHSEHENYTAAVAALARTAPTDPALLIAVRPGMFHPAMYAKMLATLQNLFPGRVRLNIVTGSSPAENAMYGDFEDHARRYERTREFMTILRQLWTQPPPQSHRSDLYAFENAVLDPAPAQPIPLYFGGASPVAQGIAADLADVYLMWGEREDMLQERLNQMRALEAQTGRPLRYGLRTHVIVRETEAEAQRAAERLISRVDPAVRAAFVASHAHVDGVGQQRQIEMMKGLGEGLMVEPGLWAGVGMARSGVGVALIGDPGQVAAKIRRYEEMGFSSFIFSGYPHLEEARRFGELVMPLLKGSRAEERAIHTDRVAPVA from the coding sequence ATGACCCAATCCTCCCAGTCCGAATTCCTGTGGTTTCTGCAACTCTCGCGTGACGGCGAGTTCATCGGCACGGCCACGAAGCCGCCGCGCAGGCCCACCCTCCCCTACCTGCAGTCGCTGATCTCCACGGCGGGCGAGGCGGGTTTCGAGGCCCTGCTGACCGCCACCAACTACCACTCTGAGCACGAGAACTACACGGCGGCGGTGGCGGCGCTGGCCCGCACGGCGCCGACCGATCCGGCGCTGCTGATCGCGGTGCGGCCCGGCATGTTCCACCCGGCCATGTACGCCAAGATGCTCGCCACGCTGCAGAACCTCTTTCCGGGGCGGGTGCGGCTGAACATCGTGACCGGCTCCAGTCCGGCCGAGAACGCCATGTACGGCGACTTCGAGGATCACGCGCGGCGCTACGAGCGCACCCGCGAGTTCATGACCATCCTGCGCCAGCTCTGGACTCAGCCGCCGCCGCAGTCGCACAGGTCTGACCTGTACGCCTTCGAGAACGCCGTGCTCGACCCGGCGCCCGCGCAGCCCATCCCGCTGTATTTCGGCGGGGCCTCGCCGGTCGCGCAGGGCATCGCCGCCGACCTGGCCGACGTGTACCTGATGTGGGGCGAGCGCGAGGACATGCTGCAGGAACGGCTGAACCAGATGCGGGCGCTGGAGGCCCAGACCGGGCGCCCGCTGCGCTACGGCCTGCGAACCCACGTGATCGTGCGCGAGACCGAAGCCGAGGCGCAGCGGGCCGCCGAACGCCTGATCAGCCGGGTCGATCCGGCGGTGCGGGCGGCGTTCGTCGCGAGCCACGCGCATGTGGACGGCGTGGGGCAGCAGCGCCAGATCGAGATGATGAAGGGCCTGGGCGAGGGGCTGATGGTGGAGCCGGGCCTCTGGGCGGGGGTCGGCATGGCCCGCAGCGGCGTGGGCGTGGCCCTGATCGGTGATCCGGGGCAGGTGGCCGCCAAGATCCGCCGCTACGAGGAGATGGGCTTCTCTTCGTTCATCTTCAGCGGCTACCCACACCTGGAGGAAGCTCGGCGTTTCGGTGAACTGGTCATGCCGCTCCTGAAGGGCAGCCGGGCCGAGGAGCGGGCCATCCACACGGACCGCGTGGCGCCGGTCGCCTGA
- a CDS encoding phosphate signaling complex PhoU family protein — protein MTPSTTSAGQASTALVTARFLRMLSIVLEQLEAVRDADGRAEFAGLTARAGVLECETDALERELEDACLQAFATGLSDEELAFHLMVFRSLTNLERVGDYAFNVARALETFAPRVRSATLQDAVPIVRLLSQMIERLSFAFAERDVQAAREVMRLDFEQVDALYEQMQRASLTRLLERPEDTEVALTAGRMARDLERLGDHLVNVAERLEVLVLRPGGAR, from the coding sequence ATGACCCCCAGCACCACAAGCGCAGGTCAGGCCAGCACGGCGCTGGTCACGGCCCGCTTTCTGCGGATGCTCAGTATCGTGCTGGAGCAGCTCGAAGCCGTGCGCGACGCCGACGGCCGCGCCGAGTTCGCCGGCCTGACCGCCCGCGCGGGCGTGCTGGAGTGCGAGACCGACGCCCTGGAACGCGAGCTGGAGGACGCCTGCCTGCAGGCCTTCGCCACCGGCCTGTCCGACGAGGAACTGGCTTTCCACCTGATGGTCTTCCGCTCTTTGACCAACCTGGAGCGGGTGGGCGACTACGCTTTCAACGTGGCCCGCGCCCTGGAGACCTTCGCGCCCCGCGTAAGATCGGCCACCCTGCAGGACGCCGTGCCCATCGTGCGGCTCCTCTCGCAGATGATCGAGCGGCTGTCTTTCGCCTTCGCCGAGCGCGACGTGCAGGCGGCCCGCGAGGTCATGCGGCTGGACTTCGAGCAGGTCGACGCGCTCTACGAGCAGATGCAGCGCGCCTCCCTGACCCGCCTGCTGGAGCGCCCCGAGGACACCGAGGTCGCCCTGACCGCCGGACGCATGGCCCGTGATCTGGAGCGGCTGGGCGACCATCTGGTCAACGTGGCCGAGCGGCTGGAGGTGCTGGTGCTGCGGCCCGGCGGCGCGCGCTGA